ATCCTGTTTCGATGATCCAAGAGGCAATACCGTCGTTGTCATGTACAAGGGGCACATCAAGGGTGGCAGGCTTAAAGCCGGTGATGACGCCGAGGACGCGGGATTCTTCAGCCTCGGTGATCTGCCTCCGATCGCATTCGATTGCCAGAAAAGGATCCTGTCATTGATTGCCGGCAGGAAAATCTGAAGAAGCCAATAAAGACATTCGTCAATTAAGCGGTTTTTTCTTTTTCTTTTCTATCCGCATCACATATATCAAAAGGCCGGTGAAGCCTCCCCATACAAGTCCGCAGATCACGATCATCATGGCGATAGCCTGCCCGGTCATCGGTCCTCCTCCGTTTTTGAGTCGATGCGCGAAAGCCCGTCAGTATTATGGAGCGACCCTGGATAAGTCTGCGACCTTTCGAAAAGAAGCCTGTTAACAGGTCTCTGGAATATCAGAAGCAGGCTTATGACCAGCCCCCACTGGAACAGGCATGTGCCCAGACTGAAAGTCCTGAAGGGGTGATACCATCGATCCGGATCATATACGAGTACTGCCTGCGACAACCACCACAATGTCATGGCGGCGAACTCCACAGGGATGAGAAAACGTACTGCGAAATCGAAAGCCCTTCCAATTCGGATATCGTTATCGATGTCGTTCAGCATCTCGCGCCGGAACCTGGCTACCCCATAGTCTATGACTATCAAGGCGAACAGGAGACCGCTGAGTAAGAGCCCCACGCTCCACACCCAGTCCTGATTCTGAAAGAAAGCCGGGTCGAGAGCGGATGGGAGGCCGAAGATAAAACATGCGATCGATATAATAATGATACCCTTTTTTCTCGAGAGTCCGAAATCCATCATGTTGCGGGTGCCGAGTTCGATCATGGATATCAGTGACGAAAGGGCGGCTACCGAGAGCGCGAGGAAGAAGATGAGAAGAAAGAATTTTCCACCAGCTATCTCCTCAAAAAGTTTCGGAATCCAGATAAAGGTCATCCCTGTGCTGAGCGGACCGGTGTCTCTTGCTATCGATTCTGCCTGCCCGGCCGGAAGGATGGCGAATACTGTCGGTATAACGGCCAGGGCCGCGAGAAGGGAAGCGGAGTTATTGCCCAGGCCGGCGAGAAAGGAGGTGGCGACTATATCATCATTCTTTTTCATGTAGACGGCATAGGTCAGTATCAGACCCCATCCCGCGCCAGTGGACCACGCACTCTGGGTCAACCCCTGGAGCCATATTTTGTAATCGAGGAGAGCCTTCCATTCAGGTTGAAAAAGATAGTTCAGTCCGGCCGAAGCGCCCGGGAGGGACAGGGCGCGTGCCACAGCTATTATCAGTAGGATGAAAAGGGATGGCAGCATTATCCGGTTGGCCTTCTCTATTCCATTTACTACTCCCCTGTAGATGATCCATGAACCGGCCAGGATACCAAACAGATGAAAGAGGACAGGTTGCCAGCCTGATCGGTTGAAGGTCGTCCAGAAGGTAGTACATTCTGCACCCCACAGTCCTCCGCCCGGAATTATTCCACCAGGGAGAGCCAGATCGACTAATGTGGCGAACGAGTATCGGAAACACCATCCGGTGACTACGCAATAGTAGAATGTGATCGCCAGAGTGCAGATGCCGATGAATCCGCCCATCCATGTGTGACGGCGGTTCAAGGACCCGAATGCGCCCAGTGTACCCATCCTGGTCTTTTTGCCGATGCCGAATTCGATGATGAGA
The nucleotide sequence above comes from Candidatus Latescibacterota bacterium. Encoded proteins:
- a CDS encoding MetS family NSS transporter small subunit, with amino-acid sequence MTGQAIAMMIVICGLVWGGFTGLLIYVMRIEKKKKKPLN
- a CDS encoding sodium-dependent transporter, whose amino-acid sequence is MKEVFTSRWSLLLAALGMAVGTGNIWRFPRVIAQNGGAPFLIPWFLFLFLWSIPLLIIEFGIGKKTRMGTLGAFGSLNRRHTWMGGFIGICTLAITFYYCVVTGWCFRYSFATLVDLALPGGIIPGGGLWGAECTTFWTTFNRSGWQPVLFHLFGILAGSWIIYRGVVNGIEKANRIMLPSLFILLIIAVARALSLPGASAGLNYLFQPEWKALLDYKIWLQGLTQSAWSTGAGWGLILTYAVYMKKNDDIVATSFLAGLGNNSASLLAALAVIPTVFAILPAGQAESIARDTGPLSTGMTFIWIPKLFEEIAGGKFFLLIFFLALSVAALSSLISMIELGTRNMMDFGLSRKKGIIIISIACFIFGLPSALDPAFFQNQDWVWSVGLLLSGLLFALIVIDYGVARFRREMLNDIDNDIRIGRAFDFAVRFLIPVEFAAMTLWWLSQAVLVYDPDRWYHPFRTFSLGTCLFQWGLVISLLLIFQRPVNRLLFERSQTYPGSLHNTDGLSRIDSKTEEDR